A window of the Linepithema humile isolate Giens D197 chromosome 4, Lhum_UNIL_v1.0, whole genome shotgun sequence genome harbors these coding sequences:
- the LOC136999736 gene encoding uncharacterized protein isoform X1 yields MPKRKRYNNLSERQVYRRLAEQWQEDVMLVDSSSVDDEFLNNVPRLPMGIEHKRNKENLNPATDANNAEYGVAKNDPQFMINNFADDFAENVINIQNIDKTVENIAQDFVSEDCDSDSEEDLEKDCPAIILETFDFVEELASFALDTAMKHVHLNRLLKLLRKAGHKNLPEDSRTLLQTLRTSNMEITDCPPGTYLHYGLQKALEERLQNNTFFISGTEIMLDLNIDGLPIAKSSGTSLWPILGKIINGPFNTPFVIGIYHGDKKPYSVHDYLIPFINEYKRLNSEGFVVDSKQFIVTIRCIICDSPARSYVKCTKQFNGYFSCGMCTEEGDFMNRMVFLSESAPLRTNETFRRRTNEEHHTGTSPFEALPIDMVIQFPLDYIHLVCLGVMKILLTIWFDRRRILTLRAEAVQQLSDALVISGQWIPKDFNRKPRGLQELHRWKATEFRTFLLYLGPILLQPILSKKYLAHFNALSCAIRILCDPHDCYVNNAYAKELLVYFVQQFKTLYGKEYVTSNVHNLIHLNESVKAFGTLDGFSAFDFENHMQTLKRLLRKHAKPLQQIHRQLSEIGQAKSSQITANISGMNLNYPLVKKPVRSNLPMGCHREHRVLQFKNLEISNKRPDNCCFMADGSIVMINHIAFRGNVIVVIGCAFLNRNDIQNYPCASSNLHIYEVKNLSPPQIWPVDQICRKAVLLTFQNNQYVMPLLHQ; encoded by the coding sequence ATGCCAAAACGGAAACGCTACAATAACTTGTCGGAACGTCAAGTCTATCGTCGGCTCGCTGAACAATGGCAAGAAGATGTAATGCTTGTAGACAGTTCATCTGTCGATGACGAGTTTCTCAATAATGTACCTCGGCTTCCGATGGGCATTGAACACAAGCGAAATAAAGAGAACCTTAATCCTGCAACTGATGCAAATAACGCAGAATATGGCGTGGCTAAAAATGACCCtcaatttatgattaataactTTGCAGATGACTTTGcagaaaatgttattaatattcagAACATTGACAAAACTGTTGAAAACATTGCACAAGATTTCGTGTCAGAAGATTGTGACAGTGATTCAGAGGAGGATCTCGAAAAGGACTGTCCTGCAATTATTTTGGAAACTTTTGATTTCGTAGAGGAATTAGCATCCTTCGCATTGGATACTGCAATGAAACATGTTCATTTAAATCGCCTTTTAAAACTTCTGAGAAAAGCGGGTCACAAGAACTTGCCTGAAGACTCTCGTACACTGTTGCAAACACTACGTACTTCTAATATGGAAATTACCGACTGCCCGCCTGGAACATACCTCCACTACGGATTGCAAAAAGCTCTAGAAGAACGcttgcaaaataatacatttttcatctCTGGAACAGAAATTATGTTGGATTTAAATATCGATGGGCTACCCATTGCAAAATCTTCTGGAACAAGTTTGTGGCCTATTTtaggaaaaattattaatggcCCTTTTAATACCCCGTTCGTCATTGGAATATATCACGGGGATAAAAAACCATATTCAGTTCACGACTATCTAATACCTTttataaacgaatataaaagACTGAACAGTGAAGGATTTGTTGTGGattcaaaacaatttattgtcACAATAAGATGCATAATTTGTGATAGTCCCGCACGATCCTATGTGAAATGTACGAAACAATTCAATGGATATTTCAGTTGCGGAATGTGTACTGAAGAGGGAGATTTTATGAATCGGATGGTCTTTCTTTCTGAATCAGCACCACTACGGACAAATGAAACCTTTAGGCGCAGAACGAATGAAGAGCATCATACAGGTACTTCACCATTTGAGGCATTACCTATAGATATGGTTATTCAATTTCCGCTGGACTATATACATTTAGTATGCTTAGGAgttatgaaaattttgttgACGATATGGTTCGATCGTCGTCGAATTCTAACATTACGCGCGGAGGCTGTACAACAATTATCTGACGCATTAGTGATCTCAGGACAATGGATACCCAAAGATTTCAACAGGAAACCTCGAGGATTGCAAGAATTGCATCGCTGGAAAGCCACTGAATTCCGGACTTTCTTGTTATATCTAGGACCGATTTTGCTACAACCAAttctttcgaaaaaatatttggctCATTTCAATGCTCTAAGTTGCGCTATTCGGATATTATGCGACCCACACGATTGTTATGTCAACAATGCCTATGCTAAAGAATTGTTGGTTTATTTTGTGCAACAATTTAAAACCCTTTATGGAAAAGAGTATGTTACGAGTAACGTACATAATTTGATTCATCTGAACGAAAGTGTAAAGGCATTTGGCACGTTGGACGGATTTAGTGCTTTCGATTTTGAAAATCACATGCAAACTTTGAAACGTTTGCTCCGAAAACACGCGAAACCATTGCAGCAAATTCATCGACAATTATCGGAGATTGGTCAGGCCAAATCTTCGCAAATAACAGCAAATATAAGTGGTATGAATCTCAACTATCCTCTGGTAAAGAAACCAGTTAGGTCCAACCTTCCTATGGGTTGTCACAGAGAGCATCGAGTTttacaattcaaaaatttggaaatatcaaataaaagacCAGATAATTGTTGCTTCATGGCTGATGGAAGTATCGTCATGATCAATCATATCGCATTCAGAGGAAATGTTATTGTCGTTATTGGTTGTGCATTTTTAAACAGGAACGATATTCAGAATTATCCATGTGCCTCGAGCAACTTGCACATATATGAAGTAAAAAATCTGTCACCTCCACAAATATGGCCTGTAGACCAAATATGCCGCAAAGCTGTTTTACTAACGTTTCAAAACAATCAATATGTAATGCCACTTTTACATCAGTAA
- the LOC105679307 gene encoding uncharacterized protein has product MANLRDLKYKRARIKGQLTRIQNFFKSEGQRTATEARVRQAKLEECWKNFEEVQSEIDLRPTENDEEYERQVQEGNAERQVFEMIYYKVAEKINRILNGSQEQNRQIEGRENNGNQRNYEAPRNKPKLPEIKLPEFNGNYTKLFFKNSFETTIHEEEELTPIQKHQYLVGVLRREAFKVIQGYQISNENYAEAWKLLKDTYDNTMIIIETHLDELLQFPMITKEDKAESLRLFVWHIRTHISALKSLEQPVDRWETMIIHLAKKKLNFVEQRDWQNMMNNRTPRNMPTIDEFLKFLMDRYNTMRVLNQGKAKKEATAKTTTLKKSDKKISLSITSYECPIYTEPQADTGKQENSGSTSTTIVNYCKKQEKINSLCNGKKTELSVILSTARVKAYDVKGNSQSCRVLLDPGSQTNIITESFLKRLGLPNRKENQAISGINQTRSNANNVTEIRIESIYKGFSTNIECLVLPSITERLPQSKINITQLNMPKDIDMADPRFDEPGPIDMLIGAGLYWKILVGTPRNKIEGQPSLQNTRLGWIIGGEIPGVQPKTSQVVLTNEVLSQQLERFWRQEELPETPEYTDEEKYCEQYFLDTVKRDKKGQFIVRLPIRKQIQLGDSKEQALRRLHLLERRFEKNPKLKEEYHKFMEDYIEQNHMSKIYKEELNLESYFLPHQAVIRADNITTKLRVVFDASAKTTLGTSLNDKLIPGPNLQKELFDIILRFRTYEYVVTADVTMMYRQIMVNPLDRALQRILWRKNPKEPVTLFELNTVTYGTACAPYLAIRCLRKLAEEERDLSKAAKEDVLQYEVKIKPITTTTKRNVLSNVAQVFDPLGLLAPLLMNGKIIMRQLWTLKIDWDEPLPPDKDEAWQFYYNSLSKLNELRIPRNAVSHNRSNQFDIFGFGDTSEKAYGACLYAVAPLKTISVPRLELEAALLLAKLYNVVKKAYGERVRQENLWSDSTIVLGWIETPPNLLKTFVANRISKIQHLTPKNAWQHVTSRDNPADMLSQGMTIEQLIDKSMVAWTTLELIMLDPCKSEKVVGEGESMCPKIFSDNATNFIGAARELQEIYEFLKKNHNEITTQLANQHIQWNFIPPRAPNFGGLWEAAVKVAKRHLYIMTRDLTLTFEECYTLLTEIEAIMNSRPLTALSSDPNDLSVLTPSHFLIGDSLVQPVQHNLTETPDNRLTRWQHFKKIRQNFWRRWHSEYLHELQEKKKWTVSGKNIALGTIVMLKEDNLPPLQWAIGRVIELHPGPDGITRVVSVRTQGGVFKRAVRNLCPIPMDDCEED; this is encoded by the exons ATGGCAAATCTGagagatttaaaatataaacgagCCAGAATAAAGGGTCAACTTACGcggatacaaaattttttcaagtcgGAAGGGCAGAGGACAGCAACGGAAGCTCGAGTTCGACAAGCAAAGCTCGAAGAATGTTGGAAAAATTTCGAAGAGGTACAATCAGAAATTGATTTGAGACCAACAGAGAACGACGAAGAATATGAAAGACAAGTACAAGAAGGCAATGCGGAAAGGCAAGTATTTGaaatgatttattacaaagttgcagaaaaaattaataggatTCTGAATGGTAGTCAAGAGCAAAATCGTCAAATTGAGGGGAGAGAAAACAACGGCAATCAAAGAAACTATGAAGCACCGAGAAATAAACCAAAATTGCCGGAAATAAAGTTACCAGAATTTAACGGAaactatacaaaattattcttcaaGAATAGTTTCGAGACTACAATTCACGAAGAAGAAGAACTAACTCCAATACAAAAGCACCAATATTTGGTAGGAGTTCTTCGAAGAGAAGCATTTAAGGTCATTCAAGGGTATCAAATCTCGAATGAGAATTATGCAGAGGCATGGAAACTTTTAAAAGACACTTACGATAATACAATGATTATAATTGAAACGCATCTAGATGAATTGTTACAATTTCCCATGATTACCAAAGAGGACAAAGCCGAGAGCCTAAGGTTATTTGTTTGGCATATTCGTACGCATATATCAGCACTCAAATCGCTAGAGCAACCAGTGGATCGATGGGAGACAATGATTATTCATttagcaaaaaagaaattgaattttgttgAACAACGTGACTGGCAAAACATGATGAACAATCGAACGCCGAGGAATATGCCGACGATAgatgaatttttgaaatttttaatggatCGCTATAACACAATGAGAGTATTAAATCAAGGAAAGGCAAAAAAAGAAGCCACAGCAAAGACAACAACACTAAAGAAATCAGACAAGAAGATTTCTCTCTCGATAACGTCGTACGAATGTCCTATCT ACACAGAGCCACAAGCAGACACAGGAAAGCAAGAAAACTCGGGATCCACATCGACGACGATAGTCAACTATTGTAAGAAGCAGGAAAAAATCAACAGCCTCTgtaatggaaaaaaaacagAGTTATCAGTCATTTTGTCTACGGCAAGAGTAAAGGCATATGACGTCAAAGGAAATTCTCAAAGTTGCAGAGTACTTCTAGATCCGGGTTctcaaacaaatataataacggagagttttttaaaaaggctAGGATTACCTAATAGAAAGGAGAATCAAGCCATAAGTGGCATAAATCAGACTCGAAGCAACGCAAATAACGTCACGGAAATAAGAATTGAATCAATATACAAGGGATTCTCAACAAACATTGAATGTTTAGTATTACCATCGATCACGGAACGATTACCTCAAAGTAAAATCAATATCACTCAACTTAATATGCCAAAAGATATAGATATGGCCGACCCAAGATTCGACGAGCCTGGCCCGATTGATATGCTTATCGGTGCCGGATTATATTGGAAAATTCTAGTCGGAACACCCAGAAACAAAATTGAAGGACAACCGTCACTGCAAAATACAAGATTAGGATGGATAATTGGAGGTGAAATACCCGGAGTGCAGCCGAAGACAAGCCAAGTAGTCCTAACGAACGAAGTACTAAGCCAGCAACTCGAAAGATTTTGGAGACAGGAAGAGCTTCCAGAAACCCCAGAGTATACggatgaagaaaaatattgtgagcaatattttttagacaCAGTCAAACGAGATAAAAAAGGACAGTTTATAGTACGCTTACCTATAAGGAAACAAATACAGCTCGGAGATTCAAAAGAACAAGCTTTACGAAGACTACATTTACTGGAACGCAGATTCGAGAAAAATCCTAAGTTAAAAGAGGAATATCATAAATTCATGGAAGACTATATCGAACAGAATCACATGTCTAAAATATACAAGGAAGAATTGAACTTAGAAAGTTATTTCCTGCCACATCAAGCAGTAATACGAGCAGATAACATAACTACTAAGTTGAGGGTTGTATTCGACGCCTCCGCTAAGACAACATTAGGAACTTCCTTGAACGATAAGCTTATTCCAGGGCctaatttacaaaaagaattatttgacATTATTCTACGCTTCCGGACGTATGAATACGTAGTAACTGCGGATGTAACGATGATGTACCGTCAAATAATGGTAAACCCACTGGATCGAGCACTGCAGCGAATATTATGGAGAAAGAATCCAAAGGAACCGGTCACATTATTCGAACTTAACACGGTAACGTACGGAACAGCGTGCGCCCCTTACCTAGCGATTCGTTGCTTGAGGAAATTGGCGGAAGAAGAACGGGATTTATCTAAAGCAGCAAAG GAAGATGTTTTGCAATATGAAGTAAAGATCAAGCCAATAACTACTACTACGAAACGCAACGTACTGTCCAACGTTGCACAGGTGTTTGATCCGCTGGGGCTGCTAGCTCCGCTGTTAATGAATGGAAAGATAATCATGCGACAATTATGGACGCTCAAGATTGATTGGGACGAACCGCTTCCTCCAGACAAAGATGAGGCATGGCAATTCTATTACAACtctctttcaaaattaaacgAGCTTCGTATACCAAGAAACGCAGTATCTCACAACCGATCTAACCAATTCGATATTTTTGGGTTTGGAGACACTTCAGAGAAAGCCTACGGTGCCTGCCTGTACGCA GTAGCTCCGTTAAAAACCATCTCTGTTCCACGCTTAGAATTAGAAGCAGCACTTTTGCtggcaaaattatataatgtagtaAAGAAAGCTTATGGAGAACGCGTGAGACAAGAAAATTTGTGGAGTGATAGCACAATAGTACTAGGATGGATAGAAACACCACCCAATTTATTGAAGACATTTGTGGCCAACAGAATCTCGAAAATACAGCATTTAACTCCAAAGAATGCATGGCAACACGTAACTTCGAGAGATAATCCAGCAGATATGCTATCTCAAGGAATGACAATAGAACAATTAATCGACAAGTCTATGGTGGCATGGACCACCTTG GAGTTGATTATGCTGGACCCTTGCAAATCCGAGAAAGTCGTCGGCGAGGGAGAATCCATGTGTCCAAAG ATATTTTCAGACAatgcaacaaattttatagGAGCAGCTAGAGAATTGCAAGAGATATACGAGTTTCTGAAGAAAAATCATAACGAAATAACGACTCAGCTTGCTAATCAGCACATTCAGTGGAACTTTATACCACCTCGCGCGCCGAATTTTGGTGGATTATGGGAGGCTGCTGTAAAAGTAGCTAAGCGACATTTATATATCATGACGCGAGATTTAACACTCACATTCGAAGAATGTTACACTCTTTTAACAGAAATCGAAGCCATCATGAACTCTAGGCCTTTAACTGCGTTGTCCTCGGACCCTAATGATTTGTCTGTCCTCACCCCATCCCATTTCCTAATTGGCGACTCACTTGTTCAACCCGTTCAGCATAACCTTACAGAAACGCCAGACAACCGTCTGACGCGATGGCaacattttaagaaaattcGTCAGAATTTCTGGCGACGTTGGCACTCAGAATATCTGCATGAGCTgcaagagaagaaaaaatggaCTGTCTCTGGAAAAAATATCGCTCTTGGTACGATAGTAATGCTGAAGGAAGACAATCTGCCACCGCTACAATGGGCTATTGGCAGAGTGATAGAGTTGCATCCTGGACCTGATGGAATCACACGGGTTGTCTCTGTAAGGACACAAGGAGGAGTCTTCAAAAGAGCAGTGCGAAACCTGTGTCCGATTCCAATGGACGACTGCGAAGAAGACTGA
- the LOC136999737 gene encoding uncharacterized protein, translating into MSRYILLFCNCHKYYGTNMKHKRMNVKCTVNRNRKKTCIIRTIAQNNCELRKHIATTCITLNLSKNEVDDLANFMGHYEKIHKRHYRQSIPAVEIIRMTKFLQAALGENMQQESNNSDSEEKVQDTSEDTLSEESESDAETSSPFGPTKRRRWIEEERNVIMKEFLNEISASQLPSNKKISHVKEQNKCLDNRSVAQIKTWIHNYISGKIKRH; encoded by the exons ATGtcacgatatatattattattttgtaattgtcataaatattacGGAACGAATATGAAACACAAAAGGATGAACGTTAAATGTACAGTTAATAGAAATCGTAAGAAAACATGTATTATACGTACAATTGCACAGAACA ATTGTGAATTACGCAAACATATTGCTACAACGTGTATTACGTtgaatttatctaaaaatgaaGTGGACGATTTGGCGAATTTTATGGGACATTacgaaaaaattcataaacgCCACTACCGGCAATCAATACCAGCAGTAGAGATCATTCGTATGACAAAGTTTCTTCAAGCAGCATTAGGTGAAAATATGCAACAAGAATCTAATAATAGTGATTCag aggAGAAAGTGCAAGATACTAGTGAAGATACATTGAGTGAAGAATCGGAAAGCGATGCCGAAACAT cgTCTCCATTTGGTCCAACAAAAAGAAGACGTTGGATAGAAGAAGAACGTAAtgtaataatgaaagaatttcTAAATGAAATTAGCGCTTCACAACTACCATCTAACAAGAAAATTTCCCAtgtaaaagaacaaaataagTGCTTAGACAATCGATCTGTTGCTCAAATTAAAACATGGatccataattatatatctggCAAAATTAAACGCCACTAA
- the LOC136999736 gene encoding uncharacterized protein isoform X2: MVRYYVVLCEDFCSLVPEHWVHLDHKFILWPPKNMKFIRKKMHVLQPDDRWIKYEYRKLLGPFETIEVANQVEEHCTNASTNDDTDDLCTKALIKPAKKRVTKKPARLEDTSEEEAATDDDIGIGAFVPPPSNYQAQQKCDHSAKSVSPTVTVSVSELSPVDVLQHNSILENEKLLSHDVSEELENFDAVFEREIAFASLQVENSPSRHWQNVLATNKDEKQSQNTCQRNKSIVTTKSLTNPCKKKLLPTSIRNECHKGVSLPLKKQRTVEDESSNMQESDDDSKEMDEEQLDDTDQRRLFQQRGNARSCEPLTEERFLKYYKTIMTKLNHVINQLQDHGRPVLNEEVDNLLPDFPLETSEDLEIFNDNLQSADVCKQFTRHILLIGGTDAAKLTRGILRNIMTDQLAKIYSWSGQRNTKKFRAMKVCQVIIEGVSSSRQVPRTNVEATIRMWLQHATDRIK; encoded by the exons ATGGTGCGATATTATGTTGTATTGTGCGAAGACTTTTGCTCTCTCGTTCCTGAGCATTGGGTGCATCTGGATCATAAGTTCATTCTTTGGCCTCCAAAAAACATGAAattcataagaaaaaaaatgcatgtaCTTCAACCAGATGACCGATGGATCAAGTACGAATATCGTAAACTCCTGGGACCTTTcg AGACCATTGAAGTTGCCAATCAAGTAGAGGAGCATTGCACGAACGCTTCCACAAATGATGATACGGATGATCTGTGTACGAAAGCGTTAATAAAACCGGCCAAGAAACGTGTCACCAAAAAACCCGCACGTCTTGAGGATACCTCGGAAGAGGAAGCAG CTACTGACGATGATATTGGCATAGGTGCATTCGTACCACCACCTTCAAATTACCAGGCCCAACAGAAATGTGATCATTCTGCGAAAAGTGTTAGTCCTACGGTCACAGTTTCGGTATCAGAACTTTCACCAGTCGACGTATTGCAGCATAACTCTATTTTag agaACGAAAAGTTGTTATCGCATGATGTATCCGAGGAGCTTGAAAACTTCGATGCAGtttttgaaagagaaattgCATTCGCATCTCTTCAGGTAGAGAATTCTCCATCACGACACTGGCAAAATGTATTGGCAACCAACAAGGATGAGAAGCAATCTCAAA ATACAtgtcaaagaaataaaagtattgtcACGACGaagtcattaaccaacccttgcaaaaagaaacttttgccTACTTCCATACGAAATGAATGTCACAAGGGAGTGTCATTACCGTTGAAGAAACAGCGAACAG TTGAAGATGAGTCGTCGAACATGCAGGAGAGCGATGATGACTCCAAAGAAATGGACGAAGAGCAACTCGATGACACTGATCAGAGGCGCTTGTTTCAACAACGAGGAAATGCTCGTTCATGTG AACCGTTGACTGAGGAGcggtttttaaaatattataaaacaatcatGACGAAACTCAACCACGTCATAAATCAACTCCAAGATCATGGTAGACCTGTGCTGAATGAGGAGGTTGACAACCTCCTGCCAGATTTTCCACTGGAGACAAGTGAAGATCTGGAGATTTTTAATGACAATCTGCAATCTGCGGATGTATGCAAGCAATTT ACTCGCCACATACTGCTCATTGGTGGAACGGATGCAGCAAAATTGACACGCGGCATATTGAGAAACATAATGACAGACCAGCTAGCAAAAATATACTCCTGGTCGGGACAGCGAAACACTAAAAAATTCCGGGCTATGAAGGTTTGCCAAGTGATAATCG AAGGGGTTTCAAGTTCCCGGCAAGTGCCAAGAACAAATGTTGAAGCCACAATCCGAATGTGGCTACAGCATGCCACTGAccgcataaaataa